The genome window CAAGGCTTTCCAGCTCCAATGCTTTTTGATACGTAGCGCCGCGAATCTCATATTTGAGGTTGTTCAGGCGCTGGCTTTTTAGAAATTCCATTGTTTTGAGATAGGATAACTTCCAAAGTTAAAAAATTCAATCATAAAAAAAATTAGCTGGCCCGAGACAGACCAGCTAATTTCAAACTATTACGTAATAAGGAAGTGTATTATCTTCAACTCTTATTTTCTCACCAGGATCTCTTCGGTTACCCGCCATCCATTGCCACCCATATAGCCATATCTTAGATAGAATGTCTTGGTTGCAGGGTCGTAGGTATTATTCGCCTTGGACGCTCCTGCCCAGGCAGACTTGTATGGTGCTGGAAGTTCTTTGTCAAACTGCGTGTAAGGCGCTCCTGCCGCTCCCGCTGCCGGTGTAATCGTCACCTTATTGGTTTTTGGATCAATGGTCAGGTTGGCATTGTAGCCAGATCCGCCCAAATCGCCTAGTTCAACGGAAACTGTGGTTGGCGAAACCGTAACCATTGGTTTGTCCTTTGCAACAGCTCTTGGCGCAGTCGGGTGATACACATATCCTGTTGCAGCATAAGTTGCATCGTAAATGTTCTTCGCCTTAACAGCCAGGAGGATCGTTCCGAAATTTCCGCTCACAATGCCGCTCGAAACCGACTTGATCTGGATCGGAAGCACGTAGCTTTTAGCAAAATCGAATTTTGAAGGCTTTAATTTAATCACTACCTCGGCCCTGCGCTGTCCTTTTGGAATGACAACAGATGCAGGAATGGTGTAAAGATCCGGCGTAATGGCGTCGAACGCTTCTTCTTGCTCCGTATTGTACTGCGTTACTGCCGCTGTGTCCACGCCCAATGTTACTGTGATATCCTCTGGCGCAACATCCGCTCCCGAGTAACTTACGGTAACCGGATAATCAGCCTCATCAGCAAGATCAAACGATTGAGAGTAAAGTGAATAAGTGCTGCCGGAAGGCGATACAAAGCTGGACGGATTTTTAAACTCGACCACATTTGTCGATGTGTCCGGATCCAGGCTAATTTCGTCTTTCAGACACGATGTTACGGCCATCCCAAACAGGAAAAGGCCAGCTATTTTTATTGAATAGTTCATATCAAATTTTTCAGTTAGGATCCCAGAAGATCAAATCAGTGAATGGGTTAATCGCCCTGTAATTTCCAGCATTATAGGACTGCTCGGAAGTTGGGTATAGAATTCTGGAAGGAAGCTTGTCAGGCCGTGTCGAGGTTGACAGCAGCGAGGCAATGTTGTGGTAAGCATCACCATTTGGCTGTGTAACCGGGTAGCCTGTTCTTCTGAATTCGTTATAACCTTCCTCAGAATTGATCATATTGACTGCGATCCATTTTTGCGTGATGATCGCTTCCAGGCGCTGAGCAGGTGTTGTGGCCAGTTTAATGTTCACCAGATAACTGGCTGCATTTCCCGCTTTGTAAGTAGCAACGTCTGCCGCTACATTCTTTCCAGCTGCAACCACATTGGTCACATCTTTGTACAGATAAGTGTACGATGCAGCGATACCGGCGTCGAAACTCGCAGCGAAATCACCGGTAATGAAGCCTTTCAACCGAGCTTCTGCTTGTAAAAACTGCGCTTCTGCAAGTAGCATCAGCACTTGTCCCTGGCTTGGTCCTTTCAATACGCCGAGTGCATTGCTAATGCTGGAAGCGCTGCTGAATGTGCCGGTATACCAGGTAGAATAGTTGGTAATGATCGTTGGCGCATCCACTTCGTTTCCAAGCTGGTTCACAGGCGTGTTCGTTTCGAAGTTTTTGTAGATCACTTCACCTCTTCCTATGTCTTCCAGCTTTTGACCTTTGTAAAATCCGAAAGCAAATTCTGTAGGAATGCGGGAAGAGTTGGAAAGCGTACCCGTTGTCTGATATCCCCAGGAATTCCAGAGTGGGTTTGGCTTGTCTTTCACATATCCCGGATTAACAATCGCATCGTCAGTGATAAATCCGATTGTTTTATCCAGTGCAGCAAATTTCGTAGTTACAAAAGAAGAAAGTGCAGGCACGCCCGAAACGCGGATCAGAATACGAAGCTTGATCGTGTTGGCAAACTTCTTCCACTTCTCCATATCTCCGCCAAACATTGGATCGGAAGAAGAATTGAGTGCGGTTGGGAATTCTGCGCCGTCAATCTTTGCAATCGATTCGTCAAGTTTCGTTACAAGATCCTGATAAATCGTCGCTGCGTCGTCATACTTAGGGGTTAGGTTTGCATTGTTTTGCAAGGCCTCCGTATAAGGAACGTCACCGAAGGCGTCCACCAATTTCTGGAAGTTGTAAGCGACCATGATCTGTGCTGCTGCGCTGGCATAAGCCTGCGTATCATCGCCTTCCGTCTTATCGATCACATATTTGTAATCATTCAGGTTGTCATAAGCATTCACCCACAGTGCATTGTAGTCGGCCGGGATGATCTGATAGTTGAATAAATTACCAAAACCCGAGAAACCACCTGCATTGGCCATATAGCCGCCAAAATGCAAGCCATAACTGTTAAACTGGTTTGATACCGAAGCCGTCCCGGTGATAGCAGCAGGCAGAACGAGCAAGGGTTGCACGCTTGTCGCCTGGTTTGGGTTGGTATTGATATCGAGATAATCACTACAAGATGACAGGACCGTGACAAGCACTGCCAGCATCCAACTGATGTTATATCTTTTCATTATTATTTGAATTAGAATGTTAAGGATAATGTGCCACCGAAGTAACGCGCCGGCGGTGTTTGTCCAAGGCTGGTAAATCCTACCGCGTTGTTATCTGCACCATTGGAGCTGTACTCAGGATCGGTATAGAGGTTTGATTTTGGGGCCCATATGAAAAGGTTTCTTCCCTGAATGCTCACGCTTGCACCTTTGATCACTTTTGTTTTATCAAGCAATCCTGCTGGCAGCTCGTAGCCAATCGAAGCCTCACGTAGTTTCCAGAAACCTGCCGAGTTTGTAAAGTTCCGGCCGATATCCCTGTTTCTTGTTGCATCTGTCCAGAAGTCAGCGCCACCGCTTCTTACAGCAATGTTGGTGTTTTCAACATATTCACCTTCTGCATTTTGGTATGATGAATTCGGTATTACAAAACGATCCCTGTTGTACCAGCCTGTGCGAACACCTGCGCCGGAAAAGTCGAATCCACCTGAAACTGAGTTGTAGATGTAATGTCCGTTGCGGTATTCAAACAGTACGTTCAGTCTTAACTTTTTGAAGGTTATACCTCCATTTACGCCGAGGATGTGCGGCGGGTTGGTAATGCCTACATCGTGGTAAGTACCATCAGTCGAAGGATAACCCGTTTTTGGATCAACGATAATTCTTCCCTGATCATCGCGTCTGTAATCCGTTACCTGAAGAAGCGGGAAAGGAGAGCCTACTTTGGCAATAACCTTTGCCGGTGTTCCGGAAGAACCAACACTTAACTCATTTGATTGTGCAGACAAGGAAAGCACTTCATTCTGGTTATAAGTGTAGTTGGCGCTCAGGTCAACTTTCAGGCCCGAAGCAGTTTTGATCGGGGTAATGTGCAATGTTGCTTCAATCCCTTTGTTTTCAACCTCTCCAATGTTCGTCCTCAATGATCCGAAACCAGTAGAGTTTGGAATTAAAACGGTGATGGTTTGGTCAACGGTGTTGGTTTTGTAGAAAGTAAGCCCACCACCAATGTTCCATGGGCGGAATTCAAAGTCGATACCACCTTCAATTCCTGTTGTGATCTCTGGTTTCAGATTCGCGGAAACAAGCACGTTATCCTGAACAAATCCCGCGCCGCTTGTATACGGATAGCCAAAAGCCTGCGAGAATGTGCTGCTCAAAGAATAAGCACCCAGGTTGTTCAATGGAATTGGGCCAAAATCTCTGTTGTTACCAAGGTTAACCTGTCCAACTTGCGAGTAACCCGCACGGAATTTCAAGCTTTCCAGGAATTCAGAATTCGAAAGTCCTGGAATCGCGTCGCTTGCGATAAAGGAAATGTCCGCAGAAGGGTAGAAGAACGAGCGGTTTTCTTTCGCTAGGATCGAGCGCCAGTCATTTCTTCCGGTCACGTGCAGGTAAAGGAATTCTTTGAAACCAAGACGGGCTTCTCCATACACACCAATCTGGCGTGCTTTGTAATTTCCTTCGTTGGCGATCGGTGGGTTTAAGCTGTTACCGATGTTGTAAAGTCCGTCAATAACAAGACCGTTCGCAACAACACCCATTGCCTTTGTTGCATTTTCGCGAACCGTAGTTCCAACGGCAACATTCAGGTTGAATGCAGGAGTCAGATTTGTTCTGAACTCAGCCAAAAAGTCGTTTACAAACTGCGTAGTGAAACCTGCGTAATCTACAACTGAGCCAGCAATATCCGTTTTGGAGCTTCCTGAGATGCTTTTTGTATAATCTGTGTAGGTGAATTTGCCTGTATAAACCTTACCTGACAAATTACGTCCGCTCATACCCACACGGTAAGTGAATGTCAAGGGTTTTACCGGATTCCACTTCAATTCCATGTTACCCTGCAGATAGTCATTGCGCTGGTCCCAGCGGTTGTTTGACAATGTGAAGTAAGGGTTCTGATAGTATTCGTTGAAATAGCCGTTCGGGTTTGCGTAAGGATTGTTCTGCCAATCTTCATAATTCGTCACGTCCACTTGGCCCGGCGACATTAGAAGGTTTTCATAAGCTGCGCCTGTATTGCTGCTTTGTGCAGTACGACCTGCAATAAAGTTAGTAT of Dyadobacter chenhuakuii contains these proteins:
- a CDS encoding SusC/RagA family TonB-linked outer membrane protein; this encodes MKRNLLLFLGGLLLLCSQAFAQSREVTGTVTSKDDGSLLPGVSIRIAGTSTGTLSNDKGEYSINARPGQTLIFSFVGFLNQELKAPASGTLDVVLALDELALNEVVITAGGLTAQRRELGNQSTTVKAQDIVQGKPISVAASLAGRVPGLLVMGVSSGVNPNYRLVLRGNRSLTGNNQALVVIDNIISTNDILGNLNPEDIEDIQVLNGAGAAALYGSDASNGALIVTTKKGKSGVTQFKISNTTTLEKVSFLPQLQNGFGSGTTPDDVPSYTPYENQQYGPAYDGSMVDIGKPLQDGSIQRVPYSTKNFREDFWNTGVANQTDLSVTSGDEKGTFYLSAQYFDQKSTVPYDKYKRYSVRANVVRHIYKNLTASFNTNFIAGRTAQSSNTGAAYENLLMSPGQVDVTNYEDWQNNPYANPNGYFNEYYQNPYFTLSNNRWDQRNDYLQGNMELKWNPVKPLTFTYRVGMSGRNLSGKVYTGKFTYTDYTKSISGSSKTDIAGSVVDYAGFTTQFVNDFLAEFRTNLTPAFNLNVAVGTTVRENATKAMGVVANGLVIDGLYNIGNSLNPPIANEGNYKARQIGVYGEARLGFKEFLYLHVTGRNDWRSILAKENRSFFYPSADISFIASDAIPGLSNSEFLESLKFRAGYSQVGQVNLGNNRDFGPIPLNNLGAYSLSSTFSQAFGYPYTSGAGFVQDNVLVSANLKPEITTGIEGGIDFEFRPWNIGGGLTFYKTNTVDQTITVLIPNSTGFGSLRTNIGEVENKGIEATLHITPIKTASGLKVDLSANYTYNQNEVLSLSAQSNELSVGSSGTPAKVIAKVGSPFPLLQVTDYRRDDQGRIIVDPKTGYPSTDGTYHDVGITNPPHILGVNGGITFKKLRLNVLFEYRNGHYIYNSVSGGFDFSGAGVRTGWYNRDRFVIPNSSYQNAEGEYVENTNIAVRSGGADFWTDATRNRDIGRNFTNSAGFWKLREASIGYELPAGLLDKTKVIKGASVSIQGRNLFIWAPKSNLYTDPEYSSNGADNNAVGFTSLGQTPPARYFGGTLSLTF
- a CDS encoding BT_3987 domain-containing protein, with translation MNYSIKIAGLFLFGMAVTSCLKDEISLDPDTSTNVVEFKNPSSFVSPSGSTYSLYSQSFDLADEADYPVTVSYSGADVAPEDITVTLGVDTAAVTQYNTEQEEAFDAITPDLYTIPASVVIPKGQRRAEVVIKLKPSKFDFAKSYVLPIQIKSVSSGIVSGNFGTILLAVKAKNIYDATYAATGYVYHPTAPRAVAKDKPMVTVSPTTVSVELGDLGGSGYNANLTIDPKTNKVTITPAAGAAGAPYTQFDKELPAPYKSAWAGASKANNTYDPATKTFYLRYGYMGGNGWRVTEEILVRK
- a CDS encoding SusD/RagB family nutrient-binding outer membrane lipoprotein, which encodes MKRYNISWMLAVLVTVLSSCSDYLDINTNPNQATSVQPLLVLPAAITGTASVSNQFNSYGLHFGGYMANAGGFSGFGNLFNYQIIPADYNALWVNAYDNLNDYKYVIDKTEGDDTQAYASAAAQIMVAYNFQKLVDAFGDVPYTEALQNNANLTPKYDDAATIYQDLVTKLDESIAKIDGAEFPTALNSSSDPMFGGDMEKWKKFANTIKLRILIRVSGVPALSSFVTTKFAALDKTIGFITDDAIVNPGYVKDKPNPLWNSWGYQTTGTLSNSSRIPTEFAFGFYKGQKLEDIGRGEVIYKNFETNTPVNQLGNEVDAPTIITNYSTWYTGTFSSASSISNALGVLKGPSQGQVLMLLAEAQFLQAEARLKGFITGDFAASFDAGIAASYTYLYKDVTNVVAAGKNVAADVATYKAGNAASYLVNIKLATTPAQRLEAIITQKWIAVNMINSEEGYNEFRRTGYPVTQPNGDAYHNIASLLSTSTRPDKLPSRILYPTSEQSYNAGNYRAINPFTDLIFWDPN